The following are encoded together in the uncultured Sphaerochaeta sp. genome:
- a CDS encoding permease codes for MTTLVKRYSSFLLVLILLGIVSLFNQELGAGVFNITVMQLKEMLLVIPPIFILLGLLDVWVPKQTMVRYMGKGSGLKGILLSLFIGSAAAGPLYGAFPVAAVFMKKGVTFSNVLIFLGAWSTTKIPMILFEFSALGAPFALTRLLIDLPGIILIAFLLSKMMGKEELDAIYERASKQ; via the coding sequence ATGACAACTTTGGTGAAACGCTACAGCTCATTCCTGCTTGTTCTGATATTGTTGGGGATCGTCAGCCTATTCAATCAAGAGTTAGGCGCAGGCGTATTCAATATCACGGTTATGCAGCTAAAGGAAATGTTGTTGGTCATCCCCCCAATCTTTATCTTGCTTGGGCTGCTTGATGTGTGGGTACCTAAACAGACAATGGTAAGATACATGGGAAAAGGAAGTGGATTGAAGGGGATACTACTCTCTCTCTTCATAGGTTCTGCTGCAGCAGGCCCACTGTACGGGGCTTTCCCAGTGGCAGCGGTGTTTATGAAAAAGGGAGTCACCTTCTCCAACGTCCTGATCTTCCTCGGGGCATGGTCCACTACCAAGATTCCGATGATTCTCTTCGAATTCTCAGCCTTGGGCGCACCGTTCGCACTCACCCGGTTGCTTATAGACCTCCCAGGCATCATCCTTATAGCGTTCCTTCTCTCTAAAATGATGGGCAAGGAAGAGCTTGATGCAATCTATGAGAGAGCAAGCAAGCAGTAA
- a CDS encoding polyprenyl synthetase family protein, with product MSEFWDDEPYIKAQLQVVRNTIEQSVATAHGFIKPILEDHVNSTGKMLRPALVLITNMIGDEDHSEDAIRVGSVIELIHLASLVHDDIIDGAQKRRGRASVFAKVGAKQAVLAGDYLLARALMLTSGKERGMDSQVVSRALTRLCESELDQDAGQGDFFIDRSTYLRRIGGKTASLFALSCYSGAALQEIDDATSKLAHRIGYCMGMAFQIQDDILDYIGSSKKLGKHTGGDVKSGIPTLPLICSLEIENELGKHELKSILTDRKIPLDQRTITNVLTLVEELGGIQKAQFLAESYRKRALEETHRLGNPEVERILTSLFEKLSARSV from the coding sequence ATGTCAGAGTTTTGGGACGATGAGCCTTACATCAAAGCACAGCTGCAAGTAGTTCGCAACACCATTGAGCAGAGCGTTGCTACAGCACATGGCTTTATCAAGCCAATCCTGGAAGACCATGTGAACAGCACCGGCAAGATGCTCCGACCTGCCTTGGTCCTTATCACCAACATGATCGGCGATGAGGATCATAGCGAGGATGCAATCAGGGTGGGATCTGTCATTGAGCTCATCCATCTTGCATCGCTGGTGCATGATGATATCATCGACGGTGCCCAAAAACGACGGGGAAGAGCCTCGGTCTTTGCCAAGGTTGGAGCGAAACAGGCTGTACTGGCAGGAGATTATCTGTTGGCACGTGCCTTGATGCTGACCAGTGGGAAAGAACGGGGAATGGATAGCCAGGTTGTATCGCGTGCACTGACACGGCTTTGTGAAAGTGAACTGGACCAGGATGCTGGGCAGGGGGACTTCTTCATTGATCGAAGTACGTATCTACGCCGTATTGGGGGTAAGACCGCCAGTTTGTTTGCCCTAAGCTGTTACAGCGGAGCGGCTCTACAGGAAATCGATGATGCAACCAGTAAACTTGCGCACCGTATCGGTTATTGCATGGGAATGGCTTTCCAGATTCAGGATGATATCCTCGATTATATTGGAAGCAGCAAGAAACTCGGCAAGCATACAGGCGGGGATGTAAAGAGTGGAATCCCTACCCTCCCACTCATTTGTTCTCTGGAAATAGAGAACGAGTTGGGCAAACACGAGCTGAAGAGTATTCTCACCGACAGGAAAATCCCTCTTGACCAACGCACCATAACAAATGTTCTTACATTGGTCGAGGAACTGGGTGGTATACAAAAAGCGCAATTTCTTGCAGAATCCTATAGAAAGCGAGCTTTGGAAGAAACACACCGCCTCGGCAATCCTGAGGTTGAGCGTATACTTACTTCCTTGTTTGAAAAATTATCTGCTCGCTCAGTATAG
- a CDS encoding permease: MNLILYSITALLLVLSFRKDRQKTKKALMKAWKAFENILPQFLVIILFVSLLLSILDHETIVRIIGKDSGWIGIVLAAIVGSVTLIPGFVAFPTAALLLEGGAGYMQIGAFISTLMMVGVVTIPIEIQYFGKRLTLYRNTLAFIFSFVVAFTIGTVLEVVL; this comes from the coding sequence ATGAACCTGATACTCTATAGTATTACAGCACTTTTATTGGTGCTCTCATTTCGCAAGGACAGACAGAAAACCAAGAAAGCGCTTATGAAAGCGTGGAAAGCATTTGAGAATATTCTTCCCCAATTTCTTGTCATCATTCTATTCGTCAGCCTCCTGCTCAGCATCCTCGACCATGAGACCATTGTAAGGATTATTGGCAAGGACTCTGGATGGATCGGTATTGTCCTCGCTGCAATTGTAGGTTCGGTTACCCTGATACCAGGCTTTGTGGCGTTCCCCACTGCTGCCTTGCTTCTTGAGGGAGGTGCTGGATATATGCAGATCGGTGCCTTCATCTCAACGCTGATGATGGTGGGGGTAGTAACCATACCCATTGAGATACAGTACTTTGGAAAGCGCTTGACACTTTATAGAAATACACTTGCATTCATATTCTCATTTGTTGTTGCCTTCACTATTGGAACAGTTTTAGAGGTGGTATTATGA
- a CDS encoding LysE family translocator, translated as MEIDYVSVFIFTFVTTYTPGPNTISSAMMGIQVGYRRSIPYFLGIATGFFTIMLLGGFFASLLARVLPEVMQVFSYVGALYILYLAYRVLHADYVLSKRSQKLLGYKDGLLLQLFNPKVLVLSLTIYTTFLGSLDRSLPALFLSALFLTTMSFSAISLWASFGAFFSHLLTSQKTRRLVNGFLAFLLVCSAVMLVVA; from the coding sequence ATGGAGATTGACTATGTCTCGGTATTCATTTTCACCTTTGTGACCACGTACACCCCGGGTCCAAACACCATCAGTAGCGCGATGATGGGAATTCAGGTGGGGTATAGGCGTAGCATCCCGTATTTCTTGGGAATAGCAACCGGCTTCTTTACCATCATGCTCCTTGGAGGGTTCTTTGCTTCCCTGTTGGCTCGTGTCCTTCCAGAGGTAATGCAGGTGTTCTCCTATGTGGGAGCACTATACATCCTCTATCTTGCCTACCGTGTCCTGCATGCCGACTATGTGCTCTCCAAGAGGAGCCAAAAACTGCTGGGCTACAAAGATGGGTTGCTATTGCAGCTCTTCAATCCAAAGGTACTGGTCCTTTCCCTTACCATCTATACAACTTTTCTTGGATCCTTGGACCGAAGTTTACCGGCCTTGTTTTTGAGTGCTCTCTTCCTTACAACCATGAGTTTCTCTGCAATTTCACTATGGGCTTCCTTTGGTGCTTTCTTCTCGCATCTCCTTACCTCACAAAAAACCAGGAGATTGGTGAATGGTTTTCTAGCGTTTTTGCTCGTCTGTAGTGCGGTCATGCTGGTTGTTGCCTGA
- a CDS encoding amino acid ABC transporter permease — translation MSILPWDLTVIPQRFFQFADAALYTLQITFFGILLGLIIGLVAALGRLSKRQWISAISRAYIFLIRGTPLLVQLFIIYYGLTSIVTIDPIPSAIIALGVHNGAYIAEIFRGSIQSIDYGQMEAARSLGMTQGKAMQRIVLPQAFKRAVPPLGNQLIIALKDSSLASTIAVPELMLKGRQMGSSSFMYMEMFLIVGIWYLIMTSLLSFVMHRIEQRLKVSDHD, via the coding sequence ATGAGTATATTACCATGGGATCTAACGGTGATTCCCCAGCGTTTTTTCCAATTCGCTGATGCAGCACTTTATACGCTACAGATCACCTTTTTCGGGATTCTACTTGGTCTTATTATTGGATTGGTGGCCGCTCTCGGCCGCCTTTCCAAACGTCAATGGATAAGTGCCATCAGTAGAGCTTACATCTTCCTCATCAGAGGAACTCCTCTGCTGGTGCAGTTGTTCATCATCTACTACGGGCTTACCAGCATTGTAACCATCGACCCCATCCCCTCTGCGATCATCGCACTTGGGGTACATAATGGCGCGTATATTGCTGAGATCTTCCGTGGGTCCATCCAGTCCATCGATTATGGACAGATGGAAGCTGCTCGAAGCCTAGGCATGACCCAAGGGAAGGCAATGCAACGTATTGTGCTCCCCCAAGCCTTTAAGCGAGCTGTCCCCCCATTGGGCAACCAGTTGATCATCGCATTGAAGGACAGCAGCCTTGCATCTACTATTGCCGTTCCAGAGCTTATGCTCAAGGGAAGGCAGATGGGCTCTTCCTCCTTCATGTACATGGAGATGTTCCTTATTGTCGGCATCTGGTACCTGATCATGACGAGCCTGCTCTCATTCGTGATGCATCGCATCGAACAAAGATTGAAGGTGAGTGACCATGACTAA
- a CDS encoding FAD-dependent oxidoreductase yields the protein MDKKQIVILGGGYAGVHAAKALHKAFKKQKDKVEITLIDKNRHHILMTELHEVAGNRVDEASVKISFDRIFSGKMVSVVQDNITSIDFEKQMLTGERSTYSYDQLLISTGAQTADFNIPGVKEHAFYLWSLEDALKLRTHIESTVRKAVKEADEEKRKQMLTFVVAGGGFTGVELIGELTEWLPILCKKHGIDFKKEVRLINCEGLGNILNMLPEKPREKAVKRMEKKGVEIMLNSLITNVEADRFTTKNGDIIKTETLVWTCGVRGTEFCERLPLTDGKIGRKAVNEFMQSPDYKNVYLAGDGMWFIEDNRAVPQIVEAAEQTAKTAADGIVYTIKQELGLKANPPKPYKSNFHGYMVSIGGTYAVSHTAGISLSGFFAMALKHLVNLYYQSGVCGVNAIWGYIKHEILEVKDRRSLIGGMATYKVPSYWTVFLRMYLGVMWLIEGIGKVNKGWLTDTTGSKVYWGAPAGAESADSWASASQAAVETVASASQAANDSWASASQAAVETIASASQAAGDAAAGAVEQFAPPLLSEPLAIFTWINDTFVAQAPYFFQIMIVLAELGIGLLFLAGLFTFPAAIVSLGLSIMFLIGALAGKEILWYMAVSIVMLGGAGKAFGLDYWVMPYIKKLWNKTPLAKKTYFYLDEPEFTKKQMERKLGRK from the coding sequence ATGGACAAGAAACAAATTGTAATTTTAGGTGGAGGCTATGCAGGTGTGCATGCAGCAAAAGCACTGCACAAGGCATTCAAGAAACAGAAAGACAAGGTTGAGATCACCTTGATTGACAAGAACCGCCACCATATTCTTATGACCGAGCTGCATGAAGTTGCAGGAAATCGTGTTGATGAGGCATCGGTTAAGATTTCCTTTGACCGTATCTTTTCAGGCAAGATGGTTAGCGTTGTACAAGACAATATTACCAGCATTGATTTTGAAAAGCAGATGCTAACTGGAGAAAGGTCCACCTACTCCTATGATCAGCTTCTTATCAGCACCGGGGCCCAGACTGCCGATTTCAATATTCCAGGAGTTAAGGAACATGCCTTCTATCTCTGGAGTCTTGAGGATGCACTGAAGCTCCGCACTCATATTGAATCCACGGTACGCAAGGCTGTTAAGGAAGCTGACGAGGAAAAGCGCAAGCAGATGCTCACTTTTGTAGTGGCTGGCGGTGGTTTTACCGGTGTAGAGCTTATTGGCGAACTGACCGAGTGGCTTCCCATCCTGTGCAAGAAGCACGGTATCGACTTCAAGAAAGAGGTTCGCTTGATCAACTGCGAGGGACTAGGGAACATCCTGAATATGCTTCCTGAGAAACCTCGAGAAAAGGCAGTCAAACGTATGGAAAAGAAGGGTGTTGAGATTATGCTCAACAGCCTGATCACCAATGTTGAAGCAGATAGGTTCACTACCAAAAACGGAGATATCATCAAGACAGAAACGTTGGTATGGACCTGTGGTGTCCGTGGTACTGAATTCTGCGAAAGATTGCCCCTCACCGATGGCAAGATTGGAAGAAAGGCAGTCAATGAGTTCATGCAAAGTCCCGATTACAAAAACGTCTATCTTGCTGGGGATGGCATGTGGTTCATCGAGGATAATCGAGCAGTACCACAGATAGTTGAGGCAGCAGAGCAGACAGCGAAGACTGCTGCTGACGGTATAGTCTATACTATTAAGCAGGAACTTGGCCTGAAAGCAAATCCTCCAAAGCCCTACAAGTCAAATTTCCATGGATATATGGTATCCATTGGGGGAACATACGCGGTTAGCCATACCGCTGGAATTTCTCTCTCAGGATTTTTTGCCATGGCTCTCAAGCATCTGGTGAACCTGTATTATCAGAGCGGAGTTTGCGGAGTCAACGCAATTTGGGGATACATCAAACATGAGATTCTTGAGGTCAAGGACAGACGTTCACTGATTGGTGGAATGGCCACCTACAAAGTTCCCTCCTACTGGACTGTTTTCCTGAGAATGTACCTCGGTGTTATGTGGCTCATTGAAGGTATTGGAAAGGTCAACAAAGGATGGCTCACTGACACCACTGGATCGAAAGTATATTGGGGTGCTCCAGCTGGGGCAGAATCAGCTGACAGCTGGGCTTCTGCCAGCCAGGCAGCGGTAGAGACGGTAGCATCAGCCAGTCAGGCGGCAAATGACAGCTGGGCTTCTGCCAGCCAGGCAGCAGTGGAAACAATAGCCTCTGCAAGCCAAGCGGCAGGAGATGCAGCCGCTGGCGCAGTTGAACAGTTTGCACCACCTCTTCTTTCAGAGCCTCTTGCCATCTTCACCTGGATCAATGATACCTTTGTGGCACAGGCTCCTTACTTCTTCCAGATAATGATCGTCCTCGCGGAGCTAGGTATTGGACTGTTATTCCTTGCCGGACTCTTCACTTTCCCTGCTGCAATCGTCTCCCTTGGTCTTTCCATCATGTTCCTCATCGGAGCACTCGCGGGCAAGGAAATTCTTTGGTACATGGCAGTATCCATTGTCATGCTCGGTGGAGCAGGAAAGGCTTTCGGATTAGATTATTGGGTCATGCCATACATCAAAAAGCTTTGGAACAAGACCCCACTTGCAAAGAAAACCTATTTCTACCTCGATGAACCTGAATTTACGAAGAAGCAAATGGAAAGAAAGTTGGGCAGGAAGTAA
- a CDS encoding CBS domain-containing protein produces the protein MANVQSILDQKGSSVYSITPEDTLAHALLKLTEHKIGALLVLNENGDIKGILSERDIIRHFSRRLEHLNTASIPVKEVMTVGVTCIKPEQNLDDCLQLMTAGRFRHLPVVDADKVIGMVSIGDVVKAALEERDFEIGELEHYITNAY, from the coding sequence ATGGCGAACGTACAATCAATTCTGGACCAAAAGGGAAGCAGTGTTTATAGTATCACCCCAGAAGATACCTTGGCGCATGCCCTTTTGAAGCTTACCGAGCATAAGATTGGTGCACTGTTGGTACTTAATGAGAATGGGGATATCAAGGGTATTCTCTCAGAGCGTGATATCATCCGCCATTTTTCTCGCAGGCTGGAGCATTTGAACACTGCATCCATTCCAGTAAAGGAAGTGATGACCGTTGGTGTTACCTGTATCAAGCCAGAGCAGAATCTTGATGATTGCTTGCAGCTAATGACCGCTGGTCGATTCCGTCACCTCCCAGTTGTGGATGCGGACAAGGTAATTGGTATGGTTTCCATCGGTGATGTAGTCAAGGCCGCTCTTGAGGAGCGTGACTTTGAAATCGGCGAATTGGAGCACTATATTACGAATGCCTACTAA
- a CDS encoding Crp/Fnr family transcriptional regulator, with amino-acid sequence MSNVCDGCSNDLCLRNVPLFSSLQRDAVHALTGEMEHRRYKKGEIIVREGEKASAFTVIREGSAKAYRITPDGREQILYIFPANDYFGARFLFTEERVPYTVEALEPTTVCILNKTNFANLLAEHSQVAIEIIEAMANRMSRLESAMQSMGGRNADMRIASLLLEFKESYGHYNGNFLEITLPLSREGLANYLGIARETLSRKLTQFEEEGIILAVGNRVIRIIDNERLTELSFLVD; translated from the coding sequence GTGTCCAATGTATGTGACGGTTGTAGTAACGATCTCTGCCTGAGAAATGTACCACTCTTCTCTTCTTTGCAGCGTGATGCCGTGCATGCGCTCACCGGTGAGATGGAACACCGTCGTTATAAAAAGGGAGAGATTATTGTACGGGAAGGAGAGAAAGCCTCTGCTTTTACCGTTATCAGGGAGGGAAGTGCAAAGGCATACCGCATCACACCGGACGGAAGAGAGCAAATCCTCTATATCTTTCCTGCCAACGACTATTTTGGTGCCAGGTTCCTGTTCACAGAAGAGCGGGTTCCCTATACCGTGGAAGCTCTGGAACCAACGACGGTCTGTATCCTGAATAAAACCAATTTTGCCAATCTCCTTGCTGAACATAGCCAGGTTGCCATTGAAATCATTGAGGCCATGGCAAACCGGATGAGCCGGCTTGAGAGTGCAATGCAGAGCATGGGGGGGCGCAATGCCGATATGAGGATTGCCAGCCTTCTTCTGGAGTTCAAGGAATCATATGGGCACTATAATGGTAATTTCCTTGAAATAACCCTCCCCTTGAGTAGGGAGGGCCTTGCCAATTATCTGGGGATTGCGCGAGAGACGCTGAGCCGGAAACTCACGCAATTCGAGGAAGAAGGGATCATTCTAGCAGTGGGTAACCGGGTGATCCGGATAATTGATAATGAAAGACTCACAGAGCTTTCCTTCCTCGTTGATTAA
- a CDS encoding amino acid ABC transporter ATP-binding protein gives MTKQTHKTDETILKIEHLKKWFGDLEVLKDINLEVKRGEVVVIIGASGSGKSTLLRCVNFLEKAQKGKIYVDGKRVKQQEKQLNKVRQGLGMVFQHFNLFPHMTVIGNVMEGMVHVKKMPKEKARKKGLEILEQVGLSDKADVYPAMLSGGQKQRVAIARALAMEPEIMLFDEPTSALDPELVGEVLSVMTDLANKGMTMLVVTHEMWFAKEVADRVIFMDEGVILEEAPPEEMFSAPKEERTLAFLKQVLPPQDDE, from the coding sequence ATGACTAAACAAACACACAAGACAGATGAAACAATCCTGAAGATAGAACATCTCAAGAAATGGTTCGGGGACCTGGAAGTCCTCAAGGATATCAACCTCGAAGTAAAACGGGGCGAAGTGGTGGTAATCATCGGTGCCTCGGGAAGTGGCAAAAGCACGTTGCTGCGCTGTGTAAACTTTTTGGAGAAAGCCCAGAAAGGCAAGATCTACGTTGACGGTAAGCGAGTAAAGCAACAGGAAAAACAACTGAACAAGGTCCGCCAGGGTCTTGGAATGGTTTTCCAGCACTTCAACCTCTTCCCCCACATGACGGTCATCGGCAATGTGATGGAAGGAATGGTACATGTCAAGAAAATGCCCAAGGAGAAAGCAAGAAAGAAAGGCCTCGAAATACTTGAGCAGGTTGGACTGAGCGATAAAGCGGATGTCTACCCAGCCATGCTAAGTGGTGGGCAGAAACAACGTGTCGCCATTGCCCGTGCCCTTGCCATGGAGCCTGAGATCATGCTCTTCGACGAGCCTACCAGCGCACTCGACCCCGAGTTGGTTGGAGAGGTACTCTCGGTCATGACGGACCTTGCAAACAAGGGAATGACGATGCTTGTGGTAACCCATGAAATGTGGTTCGCCAAGGAAGTGGCAGACCGTGTAATCTTCATGGATGAAGGAGTCATCCTTGAAGAAGCTCCCCCTGAGGAGATGTTCAGTGCTCCGAAGGAAGAGCGCACCCTAGCCTTCCTGAAACAGGTACTACCGCCACAGGATGATGAATAG
- a CDS encoding DUF438 domain-containing protein, producing MNEKKIQRLKTIIEKLHAGVSSDSVKQEFEAEFGTISAEDLAAAEKKLIESGEIQVEQVQKLCDVHASIFGGSVEEVHGGKTIEQTPGHPAFVFLKENEGLLSFLDGVFSAAVKAYKQENNERTRADLLSALKSLSKLDNHYSRKENLFFPYLEKAGITAPPKVMWGVDDEIRDLYKLLIRTLESSDKVLETELAHVEEQVRSMIDKENNILMPMLQGCMDTEAWLTVARDSADIGYCFNGGIEGASPSDATTWYRWNATMSGKDDFASKQEISGEISLPSGHFTLEELTWMLNAMPADITFVGADDKVRFFSEGKERVFPRTRSIIGRDVEHCHPPKSLAVVEKLVSDFKAGIKDSESFWIQRGSKFILIRYYAVRNNKQEYLGVLEVTEEISELRNLDGQKTLLG from the coding sequence ATGAATGAGAAAAAGATTCAACGTCTGAAAACCATAATTGAGAAATTACACGCGGGTGTTTCCAGTGACTCGGTAAAACAGGAGTTCGAAGCAGAATTTGGAACCATCAGCGCAGAAGATTTGGCGGCAGCAGAAAAGAAACTGATCGAATCTGGAGAAATCCAAGTTGAGCAGGTACAGAAGCTTTGTGATGTGCATGCTTCCATTTTTGGTGGTAGTGTGGAAGAGGTCCATGGGGGAAAGACCATAGAACAAACCCCGGGCCATCCCGCATTTGTGTTTTTAAAGGAAAATGAAGGCCTGCTCTCTTTCCTTGACGGGGTGTTTTCAGCTGCAGTAAAGGCATACAAACAAGAGAATAACGAACGCACGAGAGCTGACCTTCTCTCTGCACTCAAAAGTCTCAGTAAGCTTGATAACCACTACTCCAGGAAGGAGAACCTTTTCTTCCCATATCTTGAGAAGGCTGGTATTACTGCTCCTCCTAAGGTAATGTGGGGAGTTGATGATGAAATACGGGATTTGTACAAGCTCCTGATCCGTACCCTTGAATCCTCAGACAAGGTGCTAGAGACCGAACTTGCCCATGTTGAAGAGCAAGTGAGAAGCATGATCGACAAGGAGAATAATATTCTTATGCCGATGCTTCAGGGTTGTATGGATACAGAGGCCTGGTTGACTGTTGCTCGCGATAGTGCTGACATCGGATACTGCTTTAATGGAGGAATTGAAGGAGCAAGTCCCTCAGATGCAACCACGTGGTATCGCTGGAATGCAACCATGAGTGGAAAAGATGACTTTGCTTCCAAACAGGAGATAAGTGGAGAGATTTCACTCCCAAGTGGTCATTTTACCCTGGAAGAGCTTACTTGGATGCTTAATGCCATGCCAGCTGACATCACTTTCGTTGGTGCTGATGACAAGGTTCGTTTCTTCAGTGAAGGTAAGGAGCGCGTATTTCCAAGAACGCGGAGTATTATCGGACGTGATGTTGAACATTGTCATCCACCGAAGAGTCTTGCTGTAGTAGAGAAGCTAGTCTCTGACTTTAAGGCAGGGATCAAGGACAGTGAATCTTTCTGGATTCAGAGAGGTTCCAAATTCATCCTAATCCGCTACTATGCAGTAAGAAACAACAAGCAGGAGTATCTGGGTGTGCTTGAAGTGACAGAAGAAATTTCTGAGTTGAGAAACTTGGATGGTCAGAAGACCTTGCTTGGTTGA
- a CDS encoding ABC transporter substrate-binding protein, which yields MKNTNKLYRKLLIIGLMLLISLPTLFAQGQTETTNTITFAGSGGYPPFNYMTEDGDIIGFDVDVAAEIANRLDMELEYVATAWDGIVEGLRAKRYDGILGSMGITEEREAVIDFSIPYYYSGPQLIAMKDGGINSVDDLTSDNTLGLVTGTTFENDAKKLGTKVKLYEDDNQTLIELLNGRVDGVLTDRIVGLNAINQLKDGDKLTLVGSVLRSEVMGIGFHEDDDELREQVNAALNEMFADGTMKQISEKWFNGEDITVE from the coding sequence TTGAAAAATACGAACAAATTGTATCGAAAGTTGCTTATTATTGGATTGATGTTACTGATTTCGCTTCCTACCTTGTTTGCACAGGGACAGACGGAAACTACTAATACCATCACCTTCGCTGGTTCCGGCGGATACCCCCCATTCAACTACATGACAGAAGATGGGGACATCATCGGTTTTGATGTTGATGTTGCTGCTGAGATCGCCAACCGCCTGGACATGGAACTGGAATACGTAGCCACTGCATGGGACGGAATTGTTGAAGGCCTCAGGGCAAAACGCTATGACGGAATTCTCGGCAGTATGGGAATCACAGAAGAACGCGAGGCAGTCATTGACTTCTCCATCCCTTACTACTATAGCGGGCCACAGTTGATAGCGATGAAGGATGGCGGTATCAATTCTGTTGATGACCTTACCAGTGACAATACCCTTGGGCTTGTAACTGGTACCACCTTTGAGAATGATGCAAAGAAACTTGGAACCAAAGTTAAGCTCTATGAAGATGATAACCAGACCTTGATCGAACTGCTCAACGGTCGTGTTGACGGTGTCCTGACCGACAGAATTGTTGGACTGAATGCCATCAACCAGCTGAAGGATGGGGATAAGCTTACGCTCGTAGGATCAGTACTCCGCAGTGAAGTCATGGGCATTGGTTTCCATGAGGATGACGATGAGCTCCGTGAGCAGGTCAATGCTGCACTCAACGAAATGTTTGCCGATGGCACCATGAAACAGATTAGTGAAAAGTGGTTCAACGGTGAAGACATTACCGTAGAGTAA